The following nucleotide sequence is from Myripristis murdjan chromosome 22, fMyrMur1.1, whole genome shotgun sequence.
AGGATGTATATTGGTGTGATTTGGTGTAGGTAGGCCTGCATGGCGTTGCTTATGATAAGCCACTTGAATGTAGTCAGCTGTCTCAGCActgccaccaagtggcagattAGTAGCATTAGTGGTAGTCCAGCCTTCAGGACACTACACCCTGAGGTATGGCAAAGTGCCTGTGTCTCATATCACTTTTACTTGGGACAAGTAGAGCATGACTGATGACTGGCAGgatgttattattttgtcatttttaacaaCTAGTACTTTTTTGCTCGATATCTGGTCTCCACAACAATATGGAGAGAGTGCAAGGTCACATTTGGACTCATAAAAACCACACGGAAGACCATAAATGGCGTACCACACAAGTACCACTGGAATGTCAAAATTCCTATGGTTAATTGTcccaaaacatacacaaaactcAACATACCACAAGAATACCATGGCGCAAGCATCACAAAAATACAATGATGACCACAGGAATTCCCATGGTGAGGTACTGCCACCACCTCTCTCATGTGGTGTTTTACCATGGGAATTTCTTTTCCTACAGCCAGACAGCCAAATATGTCTAATCAGCGTCTGACTTTTCCCAATTCCCAACAGTTACAATTGTATaccatttcaaatgaaaaatttagtgttttgttttcatcacacAACACTTAACCTCAAGTAACTCTAAACAGGCTCTGCTTGTCCTCACCCTCACACATAATGAGCCAAATAACATGTTTGCTTTGCCAGGGCATACAGTTTGAAAGTGTATTATTAAATGGGACTGCAGTATTCACAGTTGCATAATGTAAACTCACTTATACATTGTATCACATTTTCCACTCTGTTGAAATACATTATAACCCataatataaaaacagaataaatactAGTTCAGTTAATCCAATTCTCCTAATTGGTGTCACTGCAGAAATCACACCAATCAGGAGATAACCATCGGCATAAAATTTAGATCATTTTTTGAGATattgctgccttcaagtgctccttGTAACTTTGTCTTCAAAGTGGAGGCTACACATCCACTACATGTCTGCCTCTGGGTGACGATATCTACCTGTGAACTAAAGAGTTTGACAGTGGACCTGATTTTTCAGACTGTCTGCATTATGATATCACAAATTAATACATCTAGTCAGTTATAGGGAATTATAtcattcaaaacagaaaaaaattaaagacacCCACTGTTGAAATTCCAGTTTTTAGCTTTGTTAACATGTCCATGTGATGTTTTTCATACGCTACGAGAGTCTAATGTGAACAACATGGGTGAGTTTTTCCACTCTGAAACTGCAGGGTGCCAGAAACTGATCAGCTATCATCTGACGACAATTTAGCCTCTGACGCAACAGgcaatttttcatgttttcccctGTAGCTGgaataaaactgtttctgtttcattttttacacaAGTCGAAGGTTTCTCCACACATTACACAAACATCAGGactttgtgttggtgttttagGTCCAGATGACAGAACTGCCCATGTGCTCTGCCTCTTTCACTCTCCACATGGACTGTTTACCTTCATAAAACCATCGCTGAGCCGCTCAGCTCTCATGCCTTGAAGTCTCAAAGTAGGAAGTAGTATCAAATATTTTGCTTAATAATTAGGTGTTGCAGAAATATAAGTGTGCTGCGTACTAGACTAAGACTTTGTTATAGCAGCTTTCAGTATCTTCATCCAACTAAATTCTCAGCTCGCTGGATTTTCCTTTGCCAACAACCATTCTCAGTTCACCTAatgagctgagctgaactgaactgaacgtCCAGCCGTGTTTCAGTTCAGTGAGTGGCACCGTGCATTTGGACACGGTCAAGTACTGAACAATTCGCTGAATGAGTTTTTCTAATGAACTGATTCTAATGATCCAGCTCTGCTTTTCCCATCACAGTGCGTCCTTTCAGATTGTAATGCATCAGAGACGCAGGATGTGTCCCCTTTAACTAGGTTGGCCATATTTTCAAACCCCCAAAACTGGAACCCTGAAGTGTACCACActttcatgcatacacacttatATGCACTTATGCATTCAGGTGTGGAGTACAATATTATAATTGCTATAATAAGCTCAGACAAACTGTGCCATCTGGTCACCTGCCTTCAACATCACTGCTTTAGCTGTATTTTGGACATGTGACTTTAGGCTATTGTGTATCTTGATGTGTTTGGTAGCCAGTATAGTCACAAAATGTCACCAATTTGCCATACGGCTGCAACGAAAGCTGAACCCTGCAATGTTTAACCTGAACCATTACAGAAATGACAAgtctttgtttaaatatggATGGCAGATTTCAACAAAAATATtcagttattattataaacAATTATTGCCAgagaaatcttgtttttcatcttgcATTTTGTTGCTTGAGTATTTGGGGGTGTTTATTGTGAAAAGGCGGAGCGGAAGTGTTGGCGGAGCGCGGACGAGCAGGCTACAGGAACAGACTGTGAAAACACGCAGTGCTGCACCATGGGAGTGGGACTTGAGGCTTGGTACATAGACAGCTCTGACGAAGACCACAGGATGCCGCACAAACTGAGCCCGAACCAGCCGGTGTCCCTGGAGGAGTTACAGAAGCTGGGCGTTTTCCACTGGAAGGTACGGCGACGCTGCCTCCATCCACCAGCACCGTTAGCTCAATGCTAACCCGCGGCTAGCAGAGACGCTAACAACAAATACTCTCCTAAACTACGGAATAGGTGtctgaacaaaatcaaaactggTCCTTTGTGGTCAAATGAGCTCTATTTGTGAGTTTAAAGTGACTGCTAAAGTGTGCAACATGTGTGAATTGTAGATATTACCGCATGTAATTAACCACACCTAATGCTATTACAGGGTAATTCCACTGAAATAGACTTAAGCTTGAAATTGTGGTTGTGGCTTACCTCTGACTTAAAAACTCAATGGATGAAAGACAGAGGTATTAAAAGTCTCTGCCGTGTctgtgtgaagcagctggacctgtggaaacaaaaacaaatagcaGATGTTGAATTACTACGTTAACTTTGGTAACATTATGGTTGGTAATGTTATAGTTTTGTCCCCAGTCATCCCAGCCAGTGCAGTTCATACTTAACTCCTTGTCCACCTACAAAGAGCTGGTTCAGTTCCTTTGCATTTGCAAATTGGTTCTCAGTTGGCACCACAAACTAGTGGTTCTCATGTATGAACCAACTGGGTGTGTGTTATTCTACAAGGAAAGATTGAGACAACTGTTAAGAAAACTTTGTGATCTGGTTAAAAATGAACAGAGATTCCCTCACACTTGCGTAGATGTCTGCAATCATAAAGACAACAtaacaaagaaaacagcctaacataacaaagaaaacagcctAGAGTTTATAATTATCAGTCTGAATCCtgtcaggctcagattatgtgtgttaattattccagcaggtgTGAGGGgtcaggctctgtgctgcaggtgacAAACCATTGCTGTTTTCACTTAAGACCTGGCTGTCTTGTTTTTCCAGCTGAACGCTGATATCTACGAAACGGATCCCGAGTTGGAGCAGATCCGCAAAGACCAAGGTTACTCCTACATGGACATCATCACCATTCGGAAGGACACACTGCCCAACTATGAGGAAAAGGTAAGCACAGTGTGGAAACCTTCCATCTTAACAGGCCATTCAGTATTTAAATTTAAGTCGAGTAATATTATCTTTACACATCACCCCCATGTgtgatgctgttttgttgtctgtCCCCCCAGCTGAAGATGTTCTTTGAGGAACATCTCCACTTGGATGATGAGATCCGCTACATCCTGGATGGCCATGCCTACTTTGACGTCAGGGACAAGGAGGACCGCTGGATCAGGATCGCCACGACCAAGGGAGACCTGATCACCCTGCCGGCCGGCATTTACCACCGCTTCACCCTGGACACGAACGtatgtcttgttttctttaaat
It contains:
- the adi1 gene encoding acireductone dioxygenase → MGVGLEAWYIDSSDEDHRMPHKLSPNQPVSLEELQKLGVFHWKLNADIYETDPELEQIRKDQGYSYMDIITIRKDTLPNYEEKLKMFFEEHLHLDDEIRYILDGHAYFDVRDKEDRWIRIATTKGDLITLPAGIYHRFTLDTNNYTKAMRLFVGGPVWKAYNRPADDFDIRKKYLAFLQAS